One window of Dysidea avara chromosome 11, odDysAvar1.4, whole genome shotgun sequence genomic DNA carries:
- the LOC136238441 gene encoding large ribosomal subunit protein eL21-like produces MAKTHGYRRGTRYMFKRPFRKNGVIHLSTYMKVYKVGDIVDVKGNGAVQKGMPYKYYHGKTGRVFNVTKRAVGVIVNKQLRGKIIPKRINVRIEHIHHSRCRDDFLRRVKENELKKKEAKEKGIKVSCKRMPVQPRTAHWVRTKDNQPELVEPIPYEINA; encoded by the exons ATGGCTAAGACACACGGGTATAGGAGGGGCACGAGGTATATGTTCAAGAGACCATTCAGGAAGAATG GTGTCATACATTTATCCACTTATATGAAGGTGTATAAAGTAGGCGATATCGTCGACGTAAAG GGCAATGGAGCTGTTCAGAAGGGAATGCCTTACAAATACTATCACGGGAAGACCGGGCGCGTTTTTAACGTGACAAAGCGTGCAGTAGGTGTGATTGTTAACAAGCAGCTAAGAGGGAAGATTATCCCAAAGAGGATTAATGTACGTATTGAGCACATTCATCACTCAAGATGCAGGGATGATTTCTTAAG ACGTGTTAAAGAGAATGAACTTAAGAAGAAGGAGGCCAAAGAGAAGGGTATTAAGGTGTCCTGTAAGAGAATG CCGGTACAACCTCGAACTGCTCACTGGGTGAGAACTAAAGATAATCAACCTGAACTAGTGGAGCCAATACCTTATGAGATCAATGCTTAA
- the LOC136238435 gene encoding UDP-N-acetylglucosamine--peptide N-acetylglucosaminyltransferase 110 kDa subunit-like — protein MASPTHSQLVGYNGVVASNGNDKMVDMLQQNLENIDSATLAELAHKEYQAAHYDRAEIACMELWRREPDNTGCLLLLSSVHFQCRRLDKSAQFSALAVKKNPQLAEAYSNLGNVFKEKGQLQQALDHYRHAVTLKPEFVDGYINLAAALVAAAELEQAVQAYCTALRLNPDLYGVRSDLGNLLKALGRLEEAKTCYVKAIETRNDFAVAWSNLGCVYNAQGEIWLAIHHFEKAVQLDPTFLDAYINLGNVLKEARIFERAVAAYLRALSLSPNHAIVHGNLACVYYEQGLIELAVDTYRRAIELQPHFPDAYCNLANALKEQGKVSDAEDCYNTALCLCPNHADSLNNLANIKREQGKIDEAMSLYRKALEVLPDFAAAHSNLASILQMQGRLEDALLHYKEAIRIHPTFADAYSNMGNTLKEMQDIQGAMQCYTRAIQINPAFADAHSNLASIHKDSGNIPEAITSYRMALKLKPDFPDAYCNLAHCLQIVCDWSNYDERMAKIVQIVGDQLAKNRLPSVHPHHSMLYPLSPGYRKGIASRHAQLCLEKILPLHKSPYSHPRDLGMSGGRLRIGYVSSDFCNHPTSHLMQSVPGFHSRSKVEVFCYALSPDDNTSFRKKIQAETEHFIDLSKVTDNGQAADIIFNDNIHVLINMNGYTKGARNEIFALKPAPIQVMWLGYPGTSGANYMDYIVTDRITSPLHFAEHYSEKLAYMPHTFFVGDHRYMFPHLLNSGSGSNNPEVLKCLDSQAGVIKIGDKVQLPTNASLVAQSQVQQQQLKQQQLQIEQQIGAQQQLLLQTQANAAVCVGMSSLHQQMVVQANITTLQQQLQQVKSLQYQQQQQQQQQQQQQPQQQQQPPSQPKEATSPKVPPDLPLTTRAQYGLPDNTVVYCNFNQLYKIDPATLKCWVNILLRVPNSVLWLLKFPASGESNILNSALKMGVPQGRIIFSAVAPKEEHVRRGRLADLCLDTPLCNGHTTGMDVLWAGTPVLTLPLETLASRVAASQLCALGFPDLVAENRKEYEEIAVRLGSNPSELATLKRKVQEARMTAPLFDTKLYTSDLEVLYWKMWKKYTSGMVADHITE, from the exons ATGGCGTCCCCTACTCATTCGCAACTGGTGGGCTACAATGGCGTGGTAGCTAGTAATGGCAATGATAAAATGGTGGATATGTTGCAACAGAACTTAGAGAATATTGACTCTG CCACTCTAGCGGAATTAGCACACAAGGAATATCAAGCGGCCCATTACGACAGAGCTGAAATCGCTTGTATGGAACTGTGGAGACGCGAGCCGGATAATACAGGATGTTTACTACTTCTGTCCTCCGTACATTTCCAGTGTAGACGCCTTGACAA GTCCGCACAGTTCAGTGCGTTAGCTGTGAAGAAGAACCCTCAACTGGCTGAGGCCTACTCTAACTTAGGAAATGTGTTTAAGGAGAAAGGGCAATTACAACAAGCCCTGGACCACTATAGACATGCAGTTACACTGAAGCCAGAGTTTGTGGATGGTTACATCAACCTGGCAGCTGCTTTAGTGGCAGCAGCAGAGCTGGAACAAGCAGTCCAGGCTTATTGTACAGCTCTGAGACTGAACCCT gACTTGTATGGAGTGAGAAGTGATCTTGGCAACCTCCTCAAGGCGTTGGGAAGATTGGAGGAGGCTAAA ACCTGCTATGTTAAAGCCATTGAGACACGTAATGACTTTGCTGTGGCCTGGTCTAACCTCGGTTGTGTGTATAATGCACAGGGAGAGATCTGGCTAGCCATCCATCATTTTGAAAAG GCTGTACAACTGGACCCAACCTTCCTTGATGCTTATATCAACTTGGGAAATGTGTTGAAGGAGGCTAGGATATTTGAAAG GGCTGTGGCTGCCTACCTGAGAGCACTCAGTTTGAGTCCTAATCATGCGATAGTCCATGGCAACTTAGCTTGTGTATATTATGAACAAGG GTTGATTGAACTGGCAGTGGACACTTATAGGAGAGCTATTGAACTACAACCACACTTTCCTGATGCCTATTGTAATCTAGCTAATGCTCTTAAGGAGCAAGGCaag GTATCTGATGCTGAGGACTGTTACAACACTGCTTTGTGCCTTTGTCCAAACCATGCTGACTCCCTGAACAACTTGGCTAATATAAAGAGGGAACAAGGGAAGATTGATGAGGCCATGAGCCTATATAGAAAAGCTTTGGAGGTTCTACCAGACTTTGCAGCAGCTCATTCCAACTTGGCAAGTATCCTACAAATGCAGGGAAGGCTAGAGGATGCACTTCTCCATTATAAGGAAGCTATTCG GATCCATCCCACGTTTGCGGATGCCTATAGCAACATGGGGAATACCCTTAAGGAAATGCAGGACATTCAAGGAGCCATGCAATGTTATACTCGTGCCATACAAATCAACCCTGCCTTCGCTGATGCTCATTCTAACCTAGCATCCATCCACAAG GATTCTGGTAACATCCCTGAAGCCATTACATCATACAGGATGGCCTTGAAACTGAAGCCAGACTTCCCAGATGCTTACTGCAACCTTGCACATTGTCTACAG ATTGTGTGTGATTGGAGTAACTATGATGAACGTATGGCTAAGATTGTTCAGATAGTTGGTGACCAGTTGGCAAAGAACCGACTACCTTCAGTGCATCCTCATCATAGCATGTTATATCCTCTGTCTCCTGGTTACCGTAAGGGGATTGCCAGCAGACATGCTCAACTTTGTTTGGAGAAG ATTCTTCCACTGCATAAGTCACCCTATTCACACCCCAGAGACCTTGGCATGTCTGGAGGACGACTGAGAATTGGATATGTCTCATCAGATTTCTGTAACCACCCTACCTCCCACCTTATGCAAAGTGTCCCCGGCTTCCATAGTCGTAGTAAGGTTGAG GTGTTCTGTTATGCCCTATCACCGGATGATAACACTAGTTTTAGGAAGAAGATACAAGCAGAGACAGAACACTTTATTGACTTATCCAAG GTGACCGATAATGGACAAGCTGCTGACATCATCTTTAATGACAACATTCATGTCCTTATTAATATGAATGGTTATACTAAAGGAGCTCGTAATGAAATATTTGCCCTCAAACCAGCTCCCATACAAGTGATGTGGCTAGGTTACCCCGGTACTAGTGGGGCCAACTACATGGATTATATTGTCACTGATCGCATCACGTCACCACTACACTTTGCTGAGCACTACTCTGAGAAATTGGCTTACATGCCTCACACGTTCTTTGTAGGAGACCACCGATACATGTTCCCACATTTACTGAACTCTGGCAGTGGATCTAACAATCCTGAAGTGCTGAAGTGCCTCGACAGCCAAGCTGGAGTGATCAAAATTGGTGACAAGGTTCAGCTACCAACTAATGCATCACTTGTGGCTCAGTCTCAAGTACAGCAACAACAGCTGAAGCAGCAACAGTTACAGATTGAGCAGCAGATTGGAGCTCAACAACAATTGCTGTTACAGACACAGGCCAATGCTGCAGTGTGTGTAGGCATGTCAAGTCTCCATCAACAAATGGTAGTACAAGCTAACATCACTACGCTACAGCAACAATTGCAGCAAGTGAAGTCTTTACAATAtcaacaacagcaacagcagcagcaacaacagcaacaacagccacaacagcagcagcagccaccatCACAACCAAAGGAGGCTACTTCTCCTAAGGTGCCACCAGACTTGCCCCTCACAACAAGAGCACAGTATGGGTTACCTGACAATACAGTGGTTTACTGTAACTTTAACCAGCTTTACAAGATTGACCCAGCTACCCTCAAGTGTTGGGTTAATATTTTACTGAGAGTGCCAAACAGTGTTCTATGGCTTCTAAAGTTCCCCGCGAGTGGAGAAAGTAACATTCTTAACTCAGCGTTGAAAATGGGTGTGCCCCAAGGACGCATCATCTTCTCAGCTGTTGCTCCTAAAGAGGAACATGTACGGAGAGGACGTCTGGCAGATCTGTGTTTGGATACCCCCTTGTGTAATGGTCATACTACAG GCATGGATGTGTTATGGGCTGGTACCCCTGTGTTAACACTACCGTTGGAGACATTGGCATCACGAGTGGCTGCTTCACAACTCTGTGCCCTAGGCTTCCCCGATCTTGTGGCTGAGAATAGGAAAGAATATGAGGAAATTGCAGTACGGCTGGGATCCAATCCGTCAGA GTTAGCAACACTGAAGAGGAAGGTCCAAGAAGCTCGTATGACTGCACCACTATTTGATACTAAACTGTACACATCAGACTTGGAAGTGTTGTACTGGAAGATGTGGAAAAAATACACATCAGGGATGGTAGCTGACCACATCACGGAGTAA
- the LOC136238436 gene encoding progesterone-induced-blocking factor 1-like yields the protein MHNDTTEESTLLATEYSTFSSSFDTSRPRKVTQGELERKQLQHSLELVKLELNQKKLLIATMEREHVNKVEELEEQLCNISHEKRLLQVQLSSVTSGYQQELVRMQRETQEEIAAVKQRQEEIEASNPFLADTVRDIKNSLKAPLITIAKYEQLMSRGLDQLSLKDFILVGCYDQCQPHVKLANKLSQDLRNVETQLQVSEQQVTSTNKELQWLRTQYTSVQTERDSLADQLTEIRSRSTHDQHKVEHYDDLKRQLDITSQQLSSTSEQINELEMTVSCLQRDKDQLTASLSVIEQKITILAQDKDYLQRQVEHLNQSKLLSEQKIEQLNQQLSESRQNRESLYDKLVNVRETHRMGYESRLEQELQQFHSKTNLGMEQLRLQTREMFERENRSLQDAHDVAIIERDKAIASERDIDQQLQELKIQYHQLQVDHNSQVAELEGVIRVKCLELERTKVLYEEASQNLLHCETYREQQTKRIETLNADLLKIQGDSHMKETELVLKVKELTGRVDSYEKVENELDQVVLQAAEVCDDANSERVLSSYGIGVPSAAKRRLQQSVHLARRLMLAERSNVSLRQELVEERSRYEQLIIQVERSNTLLDQTKQPHNLLVNGIRSRDTQLDQLKTHNHKLQEEIRQLNEERSQLMMSHNKMSGDMERLLSQSEELATMKQSIRSLCTAQQLQNVKEGIGTGQPQPLLFTNTPLTTGVLH from the exons ATGCACAACGATACTACAGAGGAGAGCACGCTACTCGCTACTGAATACTCGACTTTTAGTAGCTCCTTCGATACCTCTAGACCTCGTAAGGTGACACAGGGAGAGCTGGAACGTAAACAGTTACAACACTCTCTGGAATTGGTAAAACTGGAGTTGAATCAGAAGAAGTTACTAATAGCAACCATGGAAAGGGAACATGTTAATAAAGTTGAAGAACTGGAAGAACAATTGTGTAATATCTCACACGAGAAGAGGTTATTACAAGTGCAGCTATCTTCAGTGACCAGTGGATACCAGCAAGAGCTGGTTCGTATGCAAAGAGAGACCCAGGAAGAGATAGCTGCCGTTAAACAAAGACAAGAAGAGATTGAAGCATCTAATCCATTCCTAGCTGATACTGTGAGAGATATCAAGAACAGTTTAAAAGCTCCTTTGATCACGATTGCCAAATATGAACAGTTAATGTCAAGGGGTCTAGACCAATTGTCTTTGAAGGACTTCATTTTG GTGGGTTGTTATGATCAGTGTCAACCTCATGTCAAACTGGCTAACAAGTTGAGTCAAGACTTGAGGAATGTTGAGACTCAGTTACAAGTCAGTGAGCAACAAGTTACCTCAACTAACAAG GAGTTACAATGGCTAAGAACACAATATACTAGTGTTCAAACAGAACGAGATAGTTTAGCTGATCAACTAACTGAGATAAGATCACGATCAACACATGACCAGCACAAGGTGGAACATTATGATGATTTAAAGAG GCAACTAGACATCACCAGTCAACAACTGAGTTCAACATCAGAACAGATTAATGAATTGGAAATGACAGTCAGTTGTCTTCAGAGGGACAAGGATCAATTAACAGCTTCA TTGAGTGTGATAGAACAGAAGATTACCATACTGGCACAAGACAAGGATTACCTGCAGAGACAAGTTGAACATCTTAACCAGAGCAAGCTATTGAGTGAACAAAAGATCGAACAGCTTAATCAACAACTTTCTGAGTCCAGACAGAATAGAGAAAGTTTGTATGATAAATTGGTCAATGTCAG GGAGACACACAGAATGGGGTACGAGTCTCGACTGGAACAAGAACTGCAGCAATTCCATTCCAAAACTAACCTAGGAATGGAACAGCTACGTCTTCAAACTCGGGAGATGTTTGAAAGAGAAAACAG AAGCTTACAAGACGCTCATGATGTTGCTATCATTGAGAGGGACAAAGCTATTGCTAGTGAGAGAGATATAGACCAGCAACTACAAGAACTAAAGATCCA GTATCATCAACTACAAGTAGACCATAATAGCCAGGTAGCTGAACTAGAAGGTGTGATTAGAGTGAAGTGTCTTGAACTGGAGAGAACCAAAGTGCTGTATGAGGAAGCCAGTCAAAATCTGCTACATTGCGAAACGTACAGGGAACAACAAACTAAGAGAATTGAA ACCCTGAATGCAGACCTCCTGAAAATTCAAGGTGATTCTCACATGAAGGAAACAGAATTAGTGCTGAAAGTAAAAGAGTTGACTGGACGGGTTGATAGTTATGAGAAGGTTGAGAATGAGCTAGACCAAGTGGTACTACAAGCTGCTGAAG tgtgtgaTGATGCTAATAGTGAACGTGTTCTATCATCTTATGGTATTGGAGTACCATCCGCTGCTAAAAGGAGACTGCAACAAAG TGTACACCTAGCTAGGAGACTGATGCTAGCAGAGAGGAGTAATGTATCACTGAGACAAGAACTAGTAGAGGAGAGATCACGTTATGAACAACTAATAATACAA GTGGAGAGGAGTAATACATTACTGGATCAGACTAAACAACCTCACAACTTGTTGGTTAATGGTATAAGATCACGTGATACTCAACTAGATCAACTTAAAACACATAACCACAAGTTACAGGAGGAGATCAG ACAACTAAACGAGGAGAGGTCCCAATTGATGATGTCACATAATAAGATGAGTGGTGATATGGAGAGGTTGTTATCCCAATCTGAG GAGTTGGCAACAATGAAACAATCCATTCGTTCATTGTGTACAGCACAACAATTACAAAATGTTAAAGAAGGGATAGGCACCGGCCAGCCACAACCACTACTATTT ACAAACACACCTCTCACAACTGGTGTACTACACTAG
- the LOC136238440 gene encoding CCR4-NOT transcription complex subunit 7-like — MSSNEEEFVEVWENSLEHEFSRLRKALHDYPCVAMDTEFPGVVARPIGEFRTTNEYQYQLLRCNVNMLKLIQLGITLYDNEGQRKRGTSIWQFNFKFSLVEDMYAQDSIDMLTQAGIRFKRHEEDGIDPQHFAELIISSGLVLCEGITWITFGSGYDFGYLLKLLTANELPAHDRGYFELLSLYFPQVYDVKVLMKSCSNLRGGLQEVADSLELERKGAQHQAGSDSLLTGGAFFKIKKMFFDGYIDNDKFNGHLFGLGTESSNGYTTSGNHNNNNHQTAADS, encoded by the exons ATGTCATCTAATGAAGAAGAATTTGTTGAGGTGTGGGAAAATAGTTTAGAACATGAGTTCTCACGGCTACGAAAGGCGCTACACGATTACCCCTGTGTAGCCATG GACACAGAGTTTCCTGGGGTAGTGGCTCGACCTATTGGAGAATTCCGTACAACTAACGAATACCAATATCAGCTACTCCGCTGCAACGTGAACATGTTGAAACTGATCCAATTGGGAATAACTCTGTATGACAATGAGGGACAGAGGAAACGTGGCACCTCCATATGGCAGTTTAACTTCAAGTTTAGTTTAGT GGAAGACATGTATGCTCAAGATTCAATAGACATGCTGACACAGGCAGGAATACGATTTAAGAGACACGAAGAGGATGGAATTGATCCACAACATTTTGCAGAATTGATCATTTCTTCTGGATTAGTGTTGTGTGAGGGAATAACTTGGATCACTTTTGGCAG TGGTTATGATTTTGGCTACCTGTTGAAGTTACTAACAGCTAATGAGCTACCAGCACATGACCGGGGATATTTTGAGTTGCTCTCTCTTTATTTTCCACAAGTTTATGATGTCAAGGTGTTGATGAAATCTTGTAGCAACTTGAGAGGAGGATTACAAGAGGTTGCCGACTCATTAGAA TTGGAGAGGAAAGGTGCCCAACATCAAGCTGGTAGTGACAGCTTACTAACAGGAGGAGCATTCTTCAAGATTAAGAAG ATGTTCTTCGATGGTTATATTGATAATGACAAATTTAATGGTCACTTATTTGGATTAGGGACTGAATCTAGTAATGGTTACACTACATCTGGTAACCATAACAACAACAATCATCAGACAGCTGCCGACTCGTAG